The Setaria viridis chromosome 2, Setaria_viridis_v4.0, whole genome shotgun sequence DNA window AGGTGATATTGtactaaaaaaacaaatggtGTTGCATTGCAGCAGTCtgataaaaatgttgaaaatggTTTTGGAAAAGATGGGTACAAATATATGAATAATTGAGCAGCAAGAATGTTACCGAAAATGATTTGCGTTATGTCAACATAATAACACAGTCTGACAAAGAAGGTACACTCCTACCAACGTATCCCTCCTGTTCCCATGGTTCGTGCAGCATCATTCTGCAACTTCCAAAGGATAGAGGGACAGGGTACCTCCATGATATCGAGGTATTGGAACTGAGATGTCTACATAAGTAGCAAATGAGCTGAAAAGGATATGCACTATATTAACACGTACAATTAATGATCTGCTGTGCAGGATTTATTGAAACTAAAAACTGTAAGTAGGAGTAGGAATCTTTTCTACTGTTCCATCAAAAACATAAACTCGAAGCAGTGTTATTAGAAACTTAATAGTACAAAAAACGTTCCTAGCAACCAACCTGTCATCCCTCCAATATATAAGCAGACACCCTTGGCACGCTGCACCCGATGCATAAACATTTCCTACTCTCCCTTCCTTTGCATAGAAACACTACCAACTTTCATGAGATGGTGGAAGAAGGATGAAATTAAACATTCATCTGGTGAACAACCATCAAGCATGTCGAGGTATTGGGATGGGATGCACTGGGATAGAAAAGAGGAGTTGGCCAACAAATCCTTGGAGTAAACAAGAGCTGATTAGTTACGGATCTCATCGCTGTGGAAACTAAGATCCGAGTTGCTACGAAAAAGCATTATGAAGTAGTATGTATGTAGTATCGTGCTCTGTTTAATAAAAATGCAGAGCTACGTGATACCACTAGTCCACTACCGCTTTGTCTAGCACCACTTCATCGAGCAAGTAGCAACTAGGTGTACTCCTATCCAATTTTCTGATCAttatatgtatgtgcatttgtTACTTTGTGTAGGGAGTCCGGAATCCGGCCCAGATGTGAAACTAAACATAGCGTGCATGAACCGTCGACGGGCTGAAGGAACCTGCTGACATTTTCCACTGCACGTTGATTGCTTGTATGCTTCTTCGTGGCCGGAGTGCTAGTTGGTGCCAGGTCAGGGCGGTGGCCGGGCACCGTTTGGTGTCGACGACTACGCGAGAGAGGTTATGACCACTGAGCCGCCCTCAGGGTAATGACAGTCAGCAACTGTTAGGCTTTTCTTTAGAGAGTTCATCGTTGCAAAACCAAGCATATCAGCTGAGTCATCACGTTGACAATGCACATGGAAAAACAATTATAATGAATAAACTACTACATTGATACGATAAGCCACCTCCTTCCTACAGCGTGTCTAAGGATGTTGGGGATTACTGATTGCACTACTGCAGCAAAGAGTGCACAGGGATAGAAAAGAGGAGTTGGGTGACAAATCCTTGGAGTAAACAAGAGCTGATTAGTTACGGATCACATCGCTGTGGAAACTAAGATCGGAGTTGCTACCAAATTAGTTTGGTAATTGAGTCAATGCATTAGGTTCAAGGGTTTAAGCAGAGAATTAATATATCTGTCTCGTTATAATTGACCTGGTTGAGTCAGCTTGACCACCTCTCTTCATTCAATTCATATGGCATTTATTTGCGAGCATCAAACTGTTTGCATCAAGTGTCTGCTTTATCTTTGGCATTACCCTAGTTATGTTATCTCCCTATTAATTTCTCGTGTAAGTTTCATGGTCCAACTCGTGCTATTTGTATCAAGTCGTGAATTATTTGCTATTTGTTGGGATCACACAACTCTCAAAAGATTAGTATTGAAAGCTACATTTATATGTGTACATGTCTTCCCTCAAGAGAAAACATGTGGATATACTAGACATGTGTGTGCGAATGCTAAGCCACCTCGTTCCCAAATCACGTACGTGTCACCAAATGACATACTCCCACTAATCACAAACAATTGACATTTTTAGGATTGTCTAAGTCACAATTATTCCAACCTTTGACTACATATTACTTTTTACACGTCGAGCTTCATTATTTGGAAGCGATACAAGTATATTTGTTTCGAAGAAATAGTTTTATAAAACTATGCATTTACTACATTTTACAGATATATTACAATAAAAATAGTAGTGAAAGATTTATCAACAACCCAATACAAAGtactagaagaaaaaaaatatgagaGCACAAACACTCCGACCAACCTATCGCCCATCCACATATATAGCAAGCACTTTCCCCTTAGCTTACTGGTTCATCCCCCATTTTCCTGCTTCAATTCCTTCCCTAGTACATGTATATACACAGCAACACAATTGCAAGTTCCAAAGAATAGAGGGAGAAGGATGACAGAATTAATGCTCACCAAGAACAACGATGAGGTACTCGGAATGGGGTGCATCACTAAGGAAAACAGTACTAGGATCTGGTGTTGGGCGCGTGGAGCTCCAACCACCTATACAGTTCATCGAAGGACTAGATCAATGCCAGCCAGTTGCATCAGTCATGGCGGAGGGCTCAAGAGGCAGCCTGGTGGAAGAGCGGAGAGCTGCGGAGGCACATCCACAGAGATGCATGGTGTGGTAGGAGTAGGGGCACCGGGCTATGCTTTGATTCCTTTGATTTTGTTTCATCCTCTGTTACTGAATGGCAGGCAATGCAAACATTACTCTTTGGTACTTCAGTTTATTTCCATCCAAATTCAGCCTCCAAATCAGTATTTTTTCTAGTGAAATTAAGGAGCCTAGTTAACATGAAAATGATCTGGTTAACCTGATAAATAAAATAGGGGTAAGTTAACCTGAAGCTGTGTCTAGTTCCGACTCCAGTAATCGAGATTTATCCGGTAGCGTACGTCCTTCTCGCTTTCTCAGACCTCCTCACGGGCAGCTGCTGATCGATAAAGCCCACCATAACAATAAGCGGATCACGGCGATCTGCCCATGCATGCAAGGATATGTGGCCCATACGTACTACACTTGGCTGGAACACGAGATAGGATCACAGGAAAGCAACGAGATCCTACACACGCGTGCATATCTTCGTTCATGCATATCACCTATCAACATTTAAAGGATGAAACTTAGCTTGTTTTGATCTAGGGGCTTGTAGTATGCTAATGACCTTTCTCCTGACGGAAAATGACAGCTAATAAATCTCACTTCCCCCTCTAATCTTCAAATACTATTGTTTTGATGTGCGTAGAGTCAAGGCATTTTAGATTTGACCATCAATATCTCTTTGGaatatttaaaattaatttctAAAAATGGCATGCCTAGATTCTTCTTCGATATTAAGTAAATTCAAAATACTCCATATTTATTAAATTTTAAATGCGTTTGAAATGTCATTAATTTGAAGATGGGAGTGAATATAGCTCTAATGTTCATACACGCCAATAGTCAGAAATGAATGTGTGAGTAGGAGGAACTTTACATCAAAGTAACCCAGAATTACAAGCACTTCTCTTGTGTACGAGTCATAGAGCTCAATATTTTTCTCGTATAGTTTTGCCTCCCAAACATCCTCTATCAGAGCAACAATTAATAGGTACACATCGcggttatcatcatcatcagaatctgGCAGATTcttaaaaataagaaaaaatatagTAATCAATTCATCTaattaaataaaaatcctcATCCGGCTAGCAGTTGTTGACCCTGGCCTCATTGGCGCTGTCGCCGAAGCACCTCTTCCAGAACCAGTGGCGGCGCCAGACCCTCTCCACCATCTCGTCGATGGGCACCCCCTCGGTCTCCGGCAGCAGGACGAGCACGAAGGTCCCCATGACGACGATCCACGccgcgaagaagaagaagatgtagGCGCGCATGGTGCACATCATGGACAGGAACGCCTGCGCGATGAGGAAGGTGAAGAGCATGTTGGAGCTCACCGCGAAGGAGAACCCCGCAGTGCGCGTCTCCAGCGGGAACGTCTCCGACGGGATCAGCCACCCCAGCGGGCCCCACGACCACGCGAAGCTCGACACGTAGATGCAGATGAGCACGACGATGGCCACCGCCCACCCGGAGCTCGGGCTCGTGTCCGCCTTCACCTTCGCCAGCATGATCCCGCCGACGGCCGTCTGGGCGACGAGCATCTGCGCGCACGCCTCGAGGAGGAGCTTCCGGCGGCCGACCTTGTCGACGAGGACGATGGAGACGACGGTGGCGACGACGTTGACGCCGCCGGTGACGAcggcggagaggagggagcCGTCGGTGGCGAAGCCCATCGTCTGGAAGAGGACCGGCGCGTAGAACATGAGCGCGTTGATGCCCGTGAACTGCTGGAACACCTGCATGGCGATCGCGATCACCAGCGGCGGGCGGCTctcgcggcggaggaggcggcggtaggGCTTCTCCTCGGCGttcagcgcggcggcgacgtcgcagGCGGAGCGGATCTCGTCGAACTcggcgtcgacgtcggcggTGCCGCGGATCTTCTCCAGCGTCCGCCGCCCGGCGTCGGGGCGGCCGCGCTCGACGAGGCTCGTCGGTGTCTCGGTGATGACGAGCGAGCCGAGGAACAGCAccgccgcgggcgcggcggccccgCCGAGCGCGTAGCGCCAGCCGAGCGGGTGGACGTTGGAGGTGAAGTAGTTGACGACGTTGGCGGCTAGGATGCCGACGGTGACGTTGAGCTGGAAGAGGATGTTGAGCGCGCCGCGGATGTGCGCCGGCGCGATCTCGGAGAGGAAGAGCGGCGCCGCCTGGTTGCCGaacccgacgccgacgccgaggcagACGCGGCCGACGATGAGCATGGCGAGGTTCGCGGCGCAGGCGCAGAGCGCGCTGCCgccgaggaagaagacggaGGCCGCCTGCATGGTACGCTTGCGGCCGAGGCGCGTGCACGCCCGCGACGCCACGAAgctcgccgccagcgccgccaggTACAGCGACGAAGTGAACAGCTGCAGCCGCTGGTCGTCGAACTTGCAGTAGTTGTTCTCCCTGGCCCGGTGCTTCCGCGCGTACACGGACGGGAAGAAGCGCACCAGGAAGTCGTCCATGGCCGTCACGCCGCCTGTCAGCGATTGATCGAGCACCACAAGTTAACAACAATAGCCGATCCGTctgagatcgatcgatcgctcTACGTGAACACACGACGGCGCAGGCTTTTACCTGAGATGCCGATGTCGTAGCCGAACATGAGGCCGCTGGTGGCGGCGATGATGCCGCAGATCCAGACGTAccaggtgatcttgcccttgaactcccggcggtcggcgccgccgggctTGGAGACGGCAAAACCCCCGGCCATTCCTCCTCGATCAGGGGGCAGTTCGTTCGGGATTAGTGGGTGGATAATGGAGTGGTAGATCAGTATCACACGTAGGCTGCTTAAATAGAGGAGGGAGAGCGATGGATAAGGCGGGGGAGTTGACGTGGCTCACTGCTGGGGGTGGGGGCTTAATTTGTTGAACGGATAAAGGATAATAAAAGGAGATTAGCGGTTGTTCAGGTGCTGAGATCGGTGGAGCCGCGTTGGGCGCAAACGCTGACGGGTACTCCCTCCGATTTTAGGATCGTTACGTGTCATCAGGTGAGTCACGGTTGTGGATAGTAACCTCATTCCAAATACTTGTGGTTTGACCAATAATTTCCATCAAAATATAACATTACAAAAAATAATTTGGTACTTTAAAAATACTTTCCATGATAAATGTAGCAGCATCTATTTTGCATTTTCAAaccatgtatttttttttaatgttacattgaAGTTCAAAGTCCAAAAAATTTTACCAGCACTATTACACAACGACATGAATTTCCATGTAGTTTTATTGAACTAGGGGGAGTAGTTttcatttgagaaaaaaaatatgtatgagAGATATTTGTTAACAATTAAATTGATTAAAATACTTCGcctatttttaaaatatatgaCTTGTAAACTAATTATCTTGTTTGAATTATCACATATTTAAAAACTTATGGAGTATTATGTTATAATTATCTCCGTAAATTTAATAAGCAAGAGTTGTAAAAGCTCTCTTTatgttttattaaaaaataataggAATGTGccaattgtcaagaagattatGGTTACAACAGAAAAATGTATCATTTCGATCAAAACATAAGGCCATTTACTTTTTTCATCTTATTTCAAAACATAAGACTTGCATGTAACCCAAATTATGGTTACAAGTGCATGAATTTTTATCTACTATTATCGAACTAGGGGGCTAGTTTTATGTTTTATAAATGTGAGAGATTTTGATGGCAATCATGTTGATCAAATTAGTCCCTCAAGTTTTTAATATATGGCGTGTGAAGTAATTATTTTGTACCAAATATCGTATATTTAAAAGCGAGGAGAGTATAATAATATTAGAAATATCGGCATAAATTTAGTATGTGTTGTACAAGACCTCTTTATGTTTTGTTAAAAACATCAGACTGTGccaattgtcaagaagattatGGTTACAAGAGTATATACAGAGACCTATCATTTTGATCAAAATATAAGGCATGtgattttttcaattttttaaaatataagaCTTGTACATAACCTAAATAATGTTTACAAGTAAACATTATACGAAACCCAAGAGAGTTGTATGTTTTTATTAGTACACAAACCTAGGAAACTTCATATATTACCACATTTCGTATCATTGATTCTTTGATGCAATCTGACGACTGTATTGAGAGTCAAAATAAATGAAGTACCAAAGATTAATATAGATAGAGAAGGGATAAACTTTACAAACACTAATGAGAAGTTGTCTATGCTATGAGTTTTATTAGCAATAGACTGAGCACATATAGTTCACATGTAATTAATACATCAACATTCATATTAAACAATATTATGACTAACCATGTTGTTTGTATATATTTGTTTCAACTATGAAATAAATTAGCTTATGTATCTTTTCTTTCATTTGTGAAGTTTGATTAGTGTAAAGACTAAGATCTGCATAATGGTAGCACCATATAGTAAATGAGCGTATGTCGTATATGTTCACAGTGAAGTCCTAGAACAATCCTATCATTTGTTCGATGGATAAAAATTT harbors:
- the LOC117843304 gene encoding sugar transport protein 8; protein product: MAGGFAVSKPGGADRREFKGKITWYVWICGIIAATSGLMFGYDIGISGGVTAMDDFLVRFFPSVYARKHRARENNYCKFDDQRLQLFTSSLYLAALAASFVASRACTRLGRKRTMQAASVFFLGGSALCACAANLAMLIVGRVCLGVGVGFGNQAAPLFLSEIAPAHIRGALNILFQLNVTVGILAANVVNYFTSNVHPLGWRYALGGAAAPAAVLFLGSLVITETPTSLVERGRPDAGRRTLEKIRGTADVDAEFDEIRSACDVAAALNAEEKPYRRLLRRESRPPLVIAIAMQVFQQFTGINALMFYAPVLFQTMGFATDGSLLSAVVTGGVNVVATVVSIVLVDKVGRRKLLLEACAQMLVAQTAVGGIMLAKVKADTSPSSGWAVAIVVLICIYVSSFAWSWGPLGWLIPSETFPLETRTAGFSFAVSSNMLFTFLIAQAFLSMMCTMRAYIFFFFAAWIVVMGTFVLVLLPETEGVPIDEMVERVWRRHWFWKRCFGDSANEARVNNC